Proteins co-encoded in one bacterium genomic window:
- a CDS encoding FtsX-like permease family protein: MFKNYLKIAIRNLLKHRAYSAINVLGLAVGISACLLIMAYVVDELNYDQYHTGADRIYRGSISARINGKNLNAVTTCAPLADALAREIPEVEASARLYRAGNFTTRLGDKSFNEDKFFHADASVFRVFTIPLVKGNAENALTEPYSMILSERMAEKYFGNEDPMGKVITTDGRYDYKITGVFKNVPAQSHVHFDFLASFNSRDESKDDQWLSNNIITYVRLKDIGMYNDFQSKMQPLVMKYAGPQLKKIVGITMEEWFKNGGAYNYVFQPITSIHLHSQLNNEIEPNGNIIYVYIFSVIAVFILLIACINFMNLATARSSNRAKEVGVRKALGSMKSQLMHMFLTESVFISLLATAIAIGLAELFLPAFNDLTGKGLEVNLVSNPLVLLALLLVALLVGLLAGSYPAFYLSAFDPIAVLKGKLAGGAKGRILRSTLVVMQFSISVALIIGTLVIRGQIDFVQNKKMGFDKEHVLVVDNIWLMRDQRQSFKQALMTVNGVEHVTVANGVPGQDIGNSAFYTEGHQNDPRLLWTLRSDFDIAKTLKMEISEGRDFSNEFATDSTSVILNEAAVKVLGLTKPLAQFIYRFSEDKPLKVIGVVKDFNFQSLHQEIQPLVILPEGRGSVAAIRIRPDNIAGTVASVEKIWNQFQAGQPFVYSFLDEDFDALYRAEQRVSKIISIFAGLAIFIACLGLLGLAAYTAEQRTKEIGIRKVLGASAAGIVALLSKEFLKWVLISNLIAWPLAYYFMNSWLENFAYRIDITMGVFVIAGGAALCIALLTVSLQAFKAASANPVEALKYE, from the coding sequence GATCAATATCATACAGGCGCCGATCGTATTTATCGCGGCAGCATTTCGGCCCGGATAAACGGAAAGAATCTCAACGCTGTGACGACCTGCGCACCTTTGGCTGATGCGCTCGCACGGGAAATTCCGGAAGTCGAAGCGAGCGCACGTCTCTATAGAGCAGGTAACTTTACGACCCGCCTGGGTGACAAGAGCTTTAATGAGGACAAATTCTTCCATGCCGACGCGTCGGTGTTCCGCGTTTTTACGATACCCCTGGTGAAAGGCAACGCTGAAAATGCTTTGACAGAGCCGTACTCAATGATCCTCAGTGAGAGGATGGCGGAGAAGTATTTCGGTAATGAAGATCCGATGGGTAAAGTTATCACAACGGACGGACGCTATGACTACAAGATCACGGGCGTTTTTAAGAATGTACCTGCTCAGTCCCATGTGCATTTCGACTTTCTTGCCTCATTCAATTCCCGTGACGAAAGCAAGGATGACCAATGGTTATCCAATAATATTATTACTTACGTCAGACTTAAAGATATCGGGATGTATAATGATTTTCAGTCCAAGATGCAGCCTTTGGTCATGAAATATGCAGGCCCGCAGCTTAAAAAGATCGTCGGTATTACCATGGAGGAGTGGTTCAAGAACGGCGGTGCCTATAATTACGTTTTTCAGCCGATTACTTCGATCCATCTTCACTCGCAACTGAATAATGAGATAGAACCCAACGGAAATATTATTTATGTATACATCTTTTCTGTCATAGCGGTTTTTATACTTTTGATAGCCTGCATCAATTTCATGAATCTTGCAACGGCTCGTTCCTCTAATCGCGCAAAAGAAGTAGGCGTGAGGAAGGCGCTCGGTTCGATGAAGAGTCAGCTGATGCATATGTTCCTGACAGAATCGGTGTTTATTAGTCTGCTGGCAACGGCGATCGCCATAGGATTAGCGGAACTCTTTCTGCCGGCGTTTAATGATCTCACGGGCAAGGGGCTTGAGGTCAATCTTGTGTCCAATCCGCTGGTGTTGTTGGCGCTCCTGCTTGTTGCTCTATTGGTCGGTCTCCTTGCGGGGAGTTATCCTGCCTTTTATTTGTCTGCTTTTGATCCGATCGCCGTACTCAAAGGCAAACTGGCCGGCGGAGCCAAAGGCCGGATCCTGCGTAGTACGCTGGTGGTAATGCAGTTCTCCATTTCGGTGGCTCTGATCATAGGAACATTGGTCATTAGGGGCCAGATAGATTTTGTTCAGAATAAGAAAATGGGTTTTGACAAAGAACATGTACTCGTTGTGGACAACATTTGGCTGATGCGCGACCAGCGTCAGAGCTTCAAACAAGCCTTGATGACCGTGAATGGCGTTGAACACGTGACTGTGGCCAACGGTGTACCCGGGCAGGACATCGGCAATTCCGCTTTTTATACCGAAGGACATCAGAACGATCCAAGGTTGCTGTGGACGCTGCGTTCCGATTTCGACATTGCTAAAACACTTAAGATGGAAATCTCCGAAGGACGTGATTTTTCCAATGAATTTGCCACGGATTCCACGTCCGTTATTCTCAACGAAGCCGCGGTGAAAGTTCTTGGTTTAACCAAGCCGCTCGCGCAGTTTATTTACCGTTTCAGCGAGGATAAGCCGCTCAAAGTGATCGGTGTGGTCAAAGACTTCAATTTCCAGTCTCTGCACCAGGAGATTCAGCCGCTGGTGATTCTGCCCGAAGGACGTGGATCTGTTGCTGCAATTCGGATTCGTCCGGACAATATTGCCGGTACGGTAGCTTCTGTGGAAAAGATCTGGAATCAGTTTCAGGCCGGACAGCCTTTTGTATATTCATTTCTTGATGAAGATTTTGACGCACTCTATCGCGCAGAACAACGTGTTTCGAAAATAATAAGTATCTTCGCCGGCCTTGCCATTTTTATTGCGTGTTTAGGGCTGTTGGGGTTAGCGGCCTATACGGCAGAGCAACGAACAAAGGAAATCGGAATTAGAAAAGTTCTTGGCGCGTCAGCCGCAGGTATTGTCGCACTGTTGTCGAAAGAGTTTTTGAAATGGGTTTTGATATCCAATTTGATCGCCTGGCCGTTGGCGTATTATTTTATGAACTCGTGGCTGGAAAATTTCGCATACCGCATCGACATTACGATGGGAGTATTTGTCATAGCTGGAGGAGCGGCACTTTGTATTGCGTTGTTAACGGTGAGTCTGCAGGCATTTAAAGCGGCTTCAGCCAATCCGGTCGAGGCGCTGAAGTATGAATAA